Genomic DNA from Deltaproteobacteria bacterium:
CAACAATATTCATCATATTCAATTTTACATCAAAAACAAAAAGCCACTAGAAAAGGAAGCTTTAACCCAAGCAACACAGGAAGCCATGGACCGGGCTAGAACTTTGGCCCAGGCAGCGGGCGTGAAGCTAAAACGCATCGCTTCACTCAGCACTCATCCGATTCACATGCCGCCCAGGCCATTTATGTTCCGGGCAGCCGATATGAAGGCTGAAGCCGCAGCAGGGGCGCCGCCGATTGAGATAGGAGAAAGTCAAATCCGTGTCCAGGTCAGCGTAGCCTATGAAATGGAATAGGGGCGAATGAGGGGTCAGCAATCATTCGAATTCTTCACTTTTCTCTTCATGTTCTGAACTCGGATCGCCGAGGTTCGTTGCAATAGCTTCTATCATTGCTGAATACGAGGATTCAGATGGATAGGGAAAAATCTCCTCAAATTCAGACGAGGGCTCCACAGGCATTGGAGGTTCCTCCATGGAATCGATATATTCCTCTGCCTTTCGCAGAATGTCATGCGCGGTCCTTGAGACATCTTCCTCCCGAGCCATGGCAGCGATTCTCGAAGACATGACTTCGTCGGCCAACTTCTCGTAATCTTTCTGACCAATGGCATGCTTATCATAGTCGCCGACAGGCAAGCCGTAGTCTACCGTCTCCCTGAGACGGATATTGTAACGAATCACTGTCTCAAAAACCTCTTCTTTGAATTTTTCCCTAACCTTCTCTAAAACGTGTCGAGAATATCGAGTCCTGTAGTCATACATTGTAACAAGGGCACGGGTTTTTATGGCATGGCCACAACTGTCTTCGAGCAGGATGATTATGTCTGTTAGTTTGGCAACCCCTCGAAGGGAAAAAAGGCTCATGTCAATTGGGATAATGGCCTCATCACTGGCACGAAGGGCATTGAAACACAAATGCCCAATGCTTGGCGGACAGTCAATGATGGCGAAATCATACTGTAGCTTAAGTGCCTGGAGAGCCTCCATGAGTCTGTTCTCTCTCCCTTCGATTCCTGCAAGCTCCTGTTCGATGGCACTGAGTCTGGTGTCTGAGGGAGCAATATCAAAGCCATCTTTAACAGGTACAACAATGTCTTCAATGCCCGGTTGCCCAACCTGCCTTGGCGCCATCACGTGATACATGCTTTTTTCGGGATCGCAGTCTATGTCTAAACCCATGGTGGCATGTGACTGAGGGTCGAAATCAATGAGCAGAACCCTCTGTCCCCTTAGTGCCAAACAAGATGAAAGATTGATCGCCGTAGTGGTTTTGCCGCATCCTCCCTTTTGATTCGCAATTGCAATGATTCTCACCAGCATCT
This window encodes:
- a CDS encoding ParA family protein; the encoded protein is MRIIAIANQKGGCGKTTTAINLSSCLALRGQRVLLIDFDPQSHATMGLDIDCDPEKSMYHVMAPRQVGQPGIEDIVVPVKDGFDIAPSDTRLSAIEQELAGIEGRENRLMEALQALKLQYDFAIIDCPPSIGHLCFNALRASDEAIIPIDMSLFSLRGVAKLTDIIILLEDSCGHAIKTRALVTMYDYRTRYSRHVLEKVREKFKEEVFETVIRYNIRLRETVDYGLPVGDYDKHAIGQKDYEKLADEVMSSRIAAMAREEDVSRTAHDILRKAEEYIDSMEEPPMPVEPSSEFEEIFPYPSESSYSAMIEAIATNLGDPSSEHEEKSEEFE